One part of the Equus caballus isolate H_3958 breed thoroughbred chromosome 30, TB-T2T, whole genome shotgun sequence genome encodes these proteins:
- the LEFTY2 gene encoding left-right determination factor 2: MQPMWLCWALWALPLTGPGAALTEEQILGSLLQQLHLSEVPALDQGDMGQLVIPTHVRAQYVALLQHSHGTHSRGKRFSQNFREVAGRLLGSDAALRTHGRLSPRSHRARVTVEWLHVRDDGSNRTSLIDSRLVSVHESGWKAFDVTEAVNFWRQLGRPRQPLLLQVSVQREQPGPRAASAHRLVRFASQGPAGGGRGEPQLELHSLDLGRYGAQGDCDPEAPVTEGTRCCRREMYIDLEGLKWAENWVLEPPGFLAYECVGTCRQPPEPLSFKWPFLGPRQCIASETTSLPVIVSVKEGGRPRAQVVSLPDMRVQKCSCASDGAPVPRKLEP, from the exons ATGCAGCCCATGTGGCTCTGCTGGGCACTCTGGGCGCTGCCCCTGACCGGCCCCGGGGCGGCCCTGACCGAGGAGCAGATCCTGGGCAGCCTGCTGCAGCAGCTGCACCTCAGCGAGGTGCCTGCCCTGGACCAGGGCGACATGGGGCAGCTGGTCATCCCCACCCACGTGAGGGCCCAGTACGTGGCCCTGCTGCAGCACAGCCACGGCACCCACTCCCGAGGGAAGAGGTTCAGCCAGAACTTCCGAG AGGTGGCCGGCAGGCTCCTGGGGTCCGAC GCCGCGCTCCGCACGCACGGCCGGCTCTCCCCGCGCAGCCACCGGGCCCGGGTCACCGTCGAGTGGCTGCACGTCCGCGACGACGGCTCCAACCGCACCTCCCTCATCGACTCCAG GCTGGTGTCCGTCCACGAGAGCGGCTGGAAGGCCTTCGACGTGACGGAGGCCGTGAACTTCTGGCGGCAGCTGGGCCGGCCCCGGCAGCCGCTGCTGCTGCAGGTGTCGGTGCAGCGGGAGCAGCCGGGCCCGCGGGCGGCCAGCGCGCACAGGCTGGTCCGCTTCGCCTCCCAGGgcccggcgggcggcgggcgcggcgagCCGCAGCTGGAGCTGCACAGCCTGGACCTCGGCCGCTACGG AGCTCAGGGCGACTGTGACCCTGAGGCGCCGGTGACCGAGGGCACCCGCTGCTGCCGCCGGGAGATGTACATCGACCTGGAGGGGCTGAAGTGGGCCGAGAACTGGGTCCTGGAGCCCCCGGGCTTCCTGGCCTATGAGTGTGTGGGCACGTGCCGGCAGCCCCCGGAGCCCCTGAGCTTCAAGTGGCCGTTTCTGGGGCCGCGGCAGTGCATCGCCTCGGAGACGACCTCACTGCCCGTGATCGTCAGCGTCAAGGAGGGAGGCCGGCCCAGGGCCCAGGTGGTCAGCCTGCCCGACATGAGGGTGCAGAAGTGCAGCTGCGCCTCGGACGGGGCGCCCGTGCCCAGGAAGCTGGAGCCGTAG
- the PYCR2 gene encoding pyrroline-5-carboxylate reductase 2 isoform X1, translating to MSVGFIGAGQLACALARGFTAAGILSAHKIIASSPEMDLPTVSALRKMGVNLTRSNKETVRHSDVLFLAVKPHIIPFILDEIGADVQARHIVVSCAAGVTISSVEKKLLAFQPAPKVIRCMTNTPVVVREGATVYATGTHALVEDGQLLEQLMSSVGFCTEVEEDLIDAVTGLSGSGPAYAFMALDALADGGVKMGLPRRLAVRLGAQALLGAAKMLLDSEQHPGQLKDNVCSPGGATIHALHFLESGGFRSLLINAVEASCVRTRELQSMADQEKISPAALKKTLLDRVKLESPTVSMLTPSSSGKLLTRSPAPGDRKD from the exons ATGAGCGTGGGCTTCATCGGCGCCGGCCAGCTGGCCTGCGCCCTGGCGCGGGGCTTCACGGCCGCAG GCATCCTGTCGGCTCACAAGATCATAGCCAGCTCCCCGGAAATGGACCTGCCCACGGTGTCCGCGCTCAGG AAGATGGGCGTGAACCTGACCCGAAGCAACAAGGAGACAGTGAGGCACAGCGACGTCCTGTTCCTGGCCGTGAAGCCACACATTATCCCCTTCATCCTGGACGAGATTGGGGCTGACGTCCAGGCCAGGCACATCGTGGTCTCCTGTGCGGCTGGTGTCACCATCAGCTCTGTGGAGAAG AAGCTACTGGCGTTCCAGCCGGCCCCCAAGGTGATTCGCTGCATGACCAACACGCCTGTGGTCGTGCGGGAGGGCGCCACGGTGTACGCCACAGGCACCCACGCCCTGGTGGAGGATGGGCAGCTCCTGGAGCAGCTCATGAGCAGCGTGGGCTTCTGCACGGAGGTGGAGGAAGACCTCATTGACGCCGTCACGGGGCTCAGCGGCAGTGGCCCTGCCTAC GCGTTCATGGCCCTGGATGCGTTGGCTGATGGTGGGGTGAAGATGGGCTTGCCGCGGCGCCTGGCGGTCCGACTGGGGGCCCAGGCCTTGCTG GGGGCTGCCAAGATGCTGCTGGACTCGGAGCAGCATCCAGGCCAGCTCAAGGACAACGTCTGCTCCCCCGGGGGGGCCACCATCCACGCCCTGCACTTCCTGGAGAGTGGGGGCTTCCGCTCCCTGCTCATCAATGCGGTTGAGGCGTCCTGCGTCCGAACACG AGAGCTGCAGTCCATGGCCGACCAAGAGAAGATCTCCCCAGCCGCGCTCAAGAAGACCCTCCTGGACAGAGTGAAGCTCGAGTCCCCCACGGTGTCCATGCTGACCCCCTCCAGCTCGGGGAAGCTGCTCACGAGAAGCCCAGCCCCAGGAGACAGGAAGGACTAA
- the PYCR2 gene encoding pyrroline-5-carboxylate reductase 2 isoform X2, protein MDLPTVSALRKMGVNLTRSNKETVRHSDVLFLAVKPHIIPFILDEIGADVQARHIVVSCAAGVTISSVEKKLLAFQPAPKVIRCMTNTPVVVREGATVYATGTHALVEDGQLLEQLMSSVGFCTEVEEDLIDAVTGLSGSGPAYAFMALDALADGGVKMGLPRRLAVRLGAQALLGAAKMLLDSEQHPGQLKDNVCSPGGATIHALHFLESGGFRSLLINAVEASCVRTRELQSMADQEKISPAALKKTLLDRVKLESPTVSMLTPSSSGKLLTRSPAPGDRKD, encoded by the exons ATGGACCTGCCCACGGTGTCCGCGCTCAGG AAGATGGGCGTGAACCTGACCCGAAGCAACAAGGAGACAGTGAGGCACAGCGACGTCCTGTTCCTGGCCGTGAAGCCACACATTATCCCCTTCATCCTGGACGAGATTGGGGCTGACGTCCAGGCCAGGCACATCGTGGTCTCCTGTGCGGCTGGTGTCACCATCAGCTCTGTGGAGAAG AAGCTACTGGCGTTCCAGCCGGCCCCCAAGGTGATTCGCTGCATGACCAACACGCCTGTGGTCGTGCGGGAGGGCGCCACGGTGTACGCCACAGGCACCCACGCCCTGGTGGAGGATGGGCAGCTCCTGGAGCAGCTCATGAGCAGCGTGGGCTTCTGCACGGAGGTGGAGGAAGACCTCATTGACGCCGTCACGGGGCTCAGCGGCAGTGGCCCTGCCTAC GCGTTCATGGCCCTGGATGCGTTGGCTGATGGTGGGGTGAAGATGGGCTTGCCGCGGCGCCTGGCGGTCCGACTGGGGGCCCAGGCCTTGCTG GGGGCTGCCAAGATGCTGCTGGACTCGGAGCAGCATCCAGGCCAGCTCAAGGACAACGTCTGCTCCCCCGGGGGGGCCACCATCCACGCCCTGCACTTCCTGGAGAGTGGGGGCTTCCGCTCCCTGCTCATCAATGCGGTTGAGGCGTCCTGCGTCCGAACACG AGAGCTGCAGTCCATGGCCGACCAAGAGAAGATCTCCCCAGCCGCGCTCAAGAAGACCCTCCTGGACAGAGTGAAGCTCGAGTCCCCCACGGTGTCCATGCTGACCCCCTCCAGCTCGGGGAAGCTGCTCACGAGAAGCCCAGCCCCAGGAGACAGGAAGGACTAA